The Medicago truncatula cultivar Jemalong A17 chromosome 4, MtrunA17r5.0-ANR, whole genome shotgun sequence genome includes a region encoding these proteins:
- the LOC120579917 gene encoding uncharacterized protein, protein MLKDCIEFAKGCQGCQKYVEIQRVPASELHAIIKPWPFRGWAVDVIGEIKPTSSKGYKYILVGIDYFTKWIEAIPLKDVTQDEVISFIQKSIIYRFGIPETITTDQGSVFTGRKMAKFAEDIGFKLLTSTQYYAQANVEILLQSTRIQRQCEIPVNHYWNMVMDELIDLDEERLTALEVLARQKERVAKAYNKKVKSKIFTQGDLVWKVILPMDRKDRTLGKWSPSWEGPWQILRVFSNNAYEIEELNEDQRILRINGKYLKKYKPTLQEIKIMQE, encoded by the exons ATGCTCAAAGATTGCATAGAATTCGCCAAAGGGTGTCAAGGATGCCAAAAATACGTCGAGATTCAACGCGTTCCGGCAAGTGAGCTACATGCAATAATCAAACCATGGCCATTCAGAGGATGGGCCGTAGATGTAATAGGAGAAATTAAACCCACATCATCAAAAGGGTATAAATACATTTTGGTAGGGATAGACTATTTCACAAAATGGATAGAGGCAATTCCTTTGAAAGATGTCACTCAAGATGAAGTTATAAGTTTCATCCAAAAATCTATTATCTATAGATTTGGTATTCCAGAAACCATTACCACAGACCAAGGATCTGTGTTTACTGGTCGAAAGATGGCAAAATTTGCCGAAGACATAGGATTCAAATTGCTGACTTCGACACAATATTATGCACAAGCGAACG TAGAAATTCTGCTTCAGTCAACTAGAATCCAGAGACAATGTGAAATACCGGTTAACCATTATTGGAACATGGTCATGGATGAATTGATCGATCTAGATGAAGAAAGATTAACTGCATTGGAAGTCCTTGCAAGACAAAAGGAAAGGGTAGCAAAAGCATATAACAAAAAGGTGAAATCGAAAATTTTCACCCAGGGAGATTTGGTGTGGAAAGTCATTTTACCAATGGACAGAAAAGATAGGACTTTGGGAAAATGGTCACCCAGCTGGGAAGGACCATGGCAAATATTGAGGGTTTTTTCGAACAATGCATATGAAATCGAAGAATTAAATGAAGATCAAAGGATCTTGCGAATAAACGGAAAGTACTTGAAAAAGTATAAACCGACactgcaagaaattaaaatcatgCAAGAATGA